Proteins encoded within one genomic window of Formosa agariphila KMM 3901:
- a CDS encoding DNA polymerase III subunit, with translation MLFKDILGQDHIKNHLTQSVDNGRIPHAQLFVGPEGSGTLPLAIAYAQYILCKNSNGENNTGNEACNLKFNNISHPDLHFAFPVTTTGSIKSHPVSSHFLTEWRQLLKEQPYGNLFDWYKMLGVNNKQGQIGVDEAQDIVKALSLKAYEGGYKVMIIWMAEKMNTPAANKLLKLIEEPPNKTVFILIAEEEQQIINTIRSRCQVLHFPALAEEVIVEALVKNYHIKESEATKIAHQAYGNYNKACDLVYHDSEDTQFEDWFVLWVRSAFKAKGNKAAIHDIINWSEEIAKTGRETQKQFLHFCMDFFRQAMLLNYGANELVYLEPKTAFKLEKFAPFIHNGNIMDIYEAIQDAIYHIERNGNSKIVLTDLSIKLTRLLHAKQD, from the coding sequence ATGCTGTTTAAAGATATTTTAGGTCAGGACCATATTAAAAATCACTTAACCCAAAGTGTAGATAATGGTCGTATACCCCACGCTCAACTATTTGTTGGTCCAGAAGGTTCTGGTACATTACCACTTGCTATTGCTTATGCACAATACATTTTGTGTAAAAACTCTAACGGAGAAAACAATACTGGTAACGAAGCGTGCAATCTAAAATTCAATAACATTTCGCATCCCGATTTGCATTTTGCCTTTCCTGTAACAACAACAGGAAGTATAAAATCGCATCCCGTGTCTTCTCACTTTTTAACAGAGTGGCGACAATTATTAAAAGAACAACCTTACGGAAATCTTTTTGATTGGTACAAAATGTTAGGCGTAAACAATAAGCAAGGACAAATTGGTGTTGATGAAGCCCAGGACATAGTAAAAGCGTTATCATTAAAGGCATATGAAGGTGGCTACAAAGTGATGATTATTTGGATGGCTGAGAAAATGAATACTCCTGCTGCCAATAAATTATTAAAGCTTATAGAAGAACCACCCAATAAAACTGTGTTTATTTTAATTGCTGAAGAAGAGCAACAAATTATAAATACAATACGTTCGCGTTGTCAGGTTTTACATTTCCCAGCACTTGCAGAAGAGGTGATTGTTGAAGCTTTGGTTAAAAACTATCACATAAAAGAAAGTGAAGCTACAAAAATTGCTCATCAAGCTTATGGAAATTATAATAAGGCTTGCGATTTAGTCTATCACGATTCAGAAGACACCCAGTTTGAAGATTGGTTTGTACTTTGGGTGCGAAGTGCTTTTAAAGCAAAAGGTAACAAAGCTGCAATTCATGATATTATTAATTGGAGTGAAGAAATTGCAAAAACAGGGCGTGAAACCCAAAAGCAATTTTTACATTTTTGTATGGATTTTTTCCGCCAAGCTATGTTACTAAATTACGGTGCTAACGAATTGGTGTATTTAGAACCTAAAACAGCTTTTAAGTTAGAAAAATTTGCACCTTTTATTCATAATGGAAATATTATGGATATTTATGAAGCAATTCAAGATGCCATTTACCATATTGAACGTAACGGAAATTCTAAAATTGTACTGACAGATTTGTCTATAAAACTAACACGATTGCTTCACGCAAAACAAGATTAA
- a CDS encoding DUF4249 domain-containing protein: MKNSIYIGLLALTCIITSCTDVIDVEVPTAEPRLVIEASLDWEKGTSGLNQTIKLSSTTPYFETDLPNAVTGAQVSVTRESDNVVFVFEDQQNGTYTTNDFGAILNDVYTLNVIYEGETFTATETLRPTTSITKVTQTRDGGFDPDALEVNVYFDDPEDETNYYVLKYQEIGDYFPDLVTVSDEFLNGNEIHLIYEKRGDDDEDEFQAGDVVNINIYNVTKEYYNYIGILNNQSGSSGNPFTPAPVELLGNCINITNKENYPYGYFRVTQTDKKTYTFVEE; this comes from the coding sequence ATGAAAAATAGTATATATATTGGTCTATTAGCTTTAACATGTATAATTACGTCTTGTACAGATGTTATAGATGTAGAGGTGCCAACTGCTGAGCCGAGGCTTGTAATTGAAGCGTCTTTAGATTGGGAAAAAGGAACTTCTGGTTTAAATCAGACCATAAAATTAAGCTCCACAACGCCTTATTTTGAAACCGATTTACCAAATGCAGTAACAGGAGCACAAGTAAGTGTAACTCGAGAAAGCGATAATGTCGTTTTTGTTTTTGAAGATCAGCAAAACGGAACTTATACAACCAATGATTTTGGAGCCATTTTAAACGATGTATATACTTTAAATGTAATCTACGAAGGGGAAACGTTTACAGCTACAGAAACATTGCGTCCTACAACGTCTATAACCAAAGTAACACAAACTAGAGATGGTGGTTTTGATCCTGATGCTTTAGAGGTAAATGTCTATTTTGATGACCCAGAAGACGAAACGAATTATTATGTTTTAAAATATCAGGAAATAGGCGATTATTTCCCAGATTTGGTTACAGTCTCAGATGAGTTTTTAAATGGAAATGAAATCCATTTAATTTACGAAAAACGAGGAGATGATGACGAAGATGAATTTCAAGCGGGTGATGTAGTAAATATTAATATTTATAACGTGACTAAAGAGTATTATAATTATATCGGGATTTTAAATAATCAATCGGGAAGTTCTGGTAATCCGTTTACTCCAGCTCCAGTAGAATTATTAGGGAATTGTATAAATATTACGAATAAAGAAAACTATCCTTATGGGTATTTTAGAGTTACACAAACCGATAAAAAAACATATACTTTTGTTGAAGAATAA
- a CDS encoding TonB-dependent receptor, which translates to MKTKLSVCFLLLTALMYSQEKFSVSGTVKDFANGETVFGASVYLEGTSNGTVTNAYGFYSLSAPEGSYKLVISYLGYTTITKDIDLNKNQNYSFELEEDNMALDEVVITAEESEKANIRDPQMSVSVIKSSTIKAIPAVLGEVDLVKSIQLLPGVTNNGEGSNGFNVRGGATDQNLVLLDEAIIFNESHLFGFFSVFNADVVKDVKLYKGNIPSNYGGRVSSVLDIRQKEGNSKDFNLTGGIGLISSRLAAEGPLFKSKGSFIVAGRSSYAHLFLQAAGQENTAYFYDINAKGNYEINNNNKLFISGYFGRDILQFSDSFENSYGNTSLNLRWNHVFNDKLFSNLSLIYSMYNYKLTLGFIGLDWDSDIKNFNAKYDFKYYLNNKTTIDFGVSGINYNFNPGEVKPTDENSAINENILDEKRAFEGGIYVNAEHKFSDRLNVQAGLRFSYFNRLGGQPMSTYENNQPVVYNESLGIYQEGIKTGEIDYSRGESIKTFSNFEPRLGLAYELSESSSFKLGYSRIAQYLHLLSNTANATPLDVWTPSGEFIDPQMANQYSAGYFKELKNGLFSIETEVYYKTVDNRIDYIDGSSLIAQNNIETQILTGESRAYGWELLFRKNRGRFTGWFAYTLSKSEQNTPGGNANGPGINNGEWYSTAYDRTHDVSVTGTYQLTDKWSFSSNFVFQTGRPTTYPVGQYEYEGLSSPVYDSRNSNRLPAYNRLDLAATFKPNNKPDARWKGEWVFSIYNVYDRKNAASISFGQNLETGVNEATRTAIFGIVPSVTYNFKF; encoded by the coding sequence ATGAAAACGAAACTTAGCGTTTGCTTTTTGCTTCTTACTGCGCTGATGTATTCTCAAGAAAAATTTTCTGTGAGCGGAACTGTAAAAGATTTTGCAAATGGAGAAACTGTATTTGGGGCTTCAGTGTATTTAGAAGGGACAAGTAATGGAACAGTTACTAATGCTTACGGATTTTATTCTTTGTCGGCTCCAGAAGGAAGTTACAAACTGGTTATTTCTTATTTAGGATACACTACAATTACTAAAGATATTGATTTAAACAAAAACCAAAATTATTCTTTCGAATTAGAGGAAGATAATATGGCTTTAGACGAGGTTGTAATTACTGCAGAAGAATCTGAAAAGGCTAATATTAGAGACCCACAGATGAGTGTGTCTGTAATTAAAAGTTCTACTATAAAAGCAATTCCTGCAGTGTTAGGTGAAGTGGATTTAGTGAAGTCCATACAGCTGTTACCTGGAGTTACAAATAATGGTGAAGGTTCTAACGGATTTAACGTTAGAGGAGGTGCAACAGATCAAAATTTAGTACTCTTAGATGAAGCAATTATATTTAACGAATCGCATTTATTTGGATTCTTTTCGGTGTTTAATGCCGATGTGGTTAAAGATGTTAAGTTGTACAAAGGTAATATCCCATCTAATTACGGTGGTCGCGTCTCATCTGTGCTCGATATCCGTCAAAAAGAAGGGAATAGTAAAGATTTTAATTTAACGGGTGGAATTGGCTTAATTTCAAGTCGTCTTGCCGCAGAAGGGCCTTTGTTTAAAAGTAAAGGATCGTTTATTGTTGCTGGGCGCTCGTCTTATGCGCATTTATTTCTTCAGGCAGCAGGTCAGGAAAATACCGCTTATTTTTACGATATAAATGCGAAAGGAAATTACGAGATAAACAACAACAATAAATTGTTCATATCTGGATATTTTGGTCGAGATATTCTCCAATTCTCAGATTCTTTTGAAAATTCTTATGGAAATACGTCTTTAAATTTAAGATGGAATCATGTGTTTAACGATAAATTATTTTCGAACTTATCGTTAATTTATAGTATGTATAATTACAAACTAACTTTAGGTTTTATAGGCTTGGATTGGGATTCTGATATTAAAAATTTTAATGCGAAATACGATTTTAAATACTACCTAAATAATAAAACAACTATCGATTTTGGAGTAAGCGGAATTAATTACAATTTCAATCCGGGTGAAGTAAAACCTACAGATGAAAACTCTGCGATTAATGAAAATATTTTAGATGAAAAACGTGCTTTCGAAGGTGGTATTTATGTAAACGCCGAACACAAATTTTCTGATCGTTTAAACGTTCAAGCTGGGTTACGTTTTAGTTATTTTAACCGTTTAGGAGGACAACCAATGTCGACTTACGAGAATAATCAGCCTGTGGTTTATAATGAATCTTTAGGAATCTATCAGGAAGGAATTAAAACAGGAGAAATAGATTATTCAAGAGGGGAATCTATAAAAACGTTTTCAAATTTCGAACCGCGTTTAGGTTTAGCATATGAGTTAAGCGAATCGTCTTCGTTTAAATTAGGATATTCTAGAATTGCGCAATATTTACATTTATTATCTAATACCGCAAATGCAACGCCTTTAGATGTGTGGACGCCAAGTGGAGAATTTATAGATCCACAAATGGCAAATCAATATTCTGCGGGATATTTTAAAGAGCTCAAAAACGGATTGTTTTCAATAGAAACCGAAGTGTATTATAAAACTGTAGATAACAGAATTGATTATATAGATGGTTCTAGTTTAATAGCTCAAAATAATATTGAAACACAAATTTTAACCGGCGAATCTAGAGCTTACGGTTGGGAACTTTTATTCAGAAAAAATCGAGGTCGTTTTACAGGTTGGTTTGCCTATACGCTTTCTAAATCTGAACAAAATACACCTGGAGGAAATGCAAATGGACCCGGAATTAATAATGGTGAATGGTATAGTACCGCGTACGATAGAACACATGATGTGTCTGTAACAGGTACCTATCAACTAACCGATAAATGGAGCTTTAGCAGTAATTTTGTATTTCAAACGGGGCGTCCTACCACATATCCTGTTGGACAATATGAATATGAAGGTTTATCGTCTCCTGTGTACGACAGCCGAAACTCAAACCGATTACCTGCTTATAATCGATTAGATTTGGCGGCAACATTTAAGCCAAATAATAAACCAGATGCCAGATGGAAAGGGGAGTGGGTTTTTAGTATTTACAATGTTTACGACCGTAAAAATGCAGCCTCTATTTCTTTCGGTCAGAATTTAGAAACGGGTGTAAACGAAGCTACGCGGACAGCTATTTTTGGAATAGTGCCTTCTGTAACGTATAATTTCAAATTTTAA
- a CDS encoding OmpH family outer membrane protein, which yields MKKISFLVITLITMASCQQSQKIGFVDNSKLINEYQEKIDVEAKYKTLIEASNRTTDSLAQSFQAEYQEFQAQASSMPQDKAQERYQQLGQKQQMLQQQIQMGEQQIAGESQKEIDSLISKVRTFVKDYGKSNGYDFILGSNDAGSVMYGKEGDDLTETLVKALNDSYKK from the coding sequence ATGAAAAAAATATCTTTTTTAGTAATTACTCTTATTACTATGGCTTCTTGTCAGCAATCACAAAAAATTGGATTTGTAGACAATTCTAAATTGATAAATGAATATCAAGAGAAAATAGATGTTGAAGCTAAATATAAAACATTAATAGAAGCTTCAAATAGAACAACTGATAGTTTAGCGCAATCGTTTCAAGCAGAATATCAAGAATTCCAAGCACAAGCAAGTTCTATGCCTCAAGATAAAGCCCAAGAGCGTTATCAGCAGTTAGGACAAAAACAACAAATGTTGCAACAACAAATTCAAATGGGCGAGCAGCAAATAGCTGGAGAAAGTCAAAAAGAAATTGATTCTTTAATTTCTAAAGTAAGAACATTTGTAAAAGATTACGGTAAATCTAATGGTTACGATTTTATTTTAGGAAGTAATGACGCTGGAAGTGTTATGTATGGAAAAGAAGGAGACGATTTAACAGAAACACTTGTTAAAGCGTTAAACGATTCTTATAAAAAATAG